One stretch of Natronobacterium gregoryi SP2 DNA includes these proteins:
- a CDS encoding branched-chain amino acid transaminase produces the protein MGFDEMDVDTIWMDGEFVDWEDAQIHVLTHGLHYGSGIFEGARCYDTENGAALFRWEEHLERFYQSAKPYELEIDHTKAELTDATKTLIRRQDLASCYVRPIAFYGYDSLGVSPDGCPTQTAIAVWPWGAYLGEDALENGIDVMVSSWRKHASSQIPTNAKTTGLYVNSMLAGEEARRNGYAEAIVLNKEGNVAEGPGENLFLVRDGEIYTPGLSESILDGITRDAVITLAEDLGYTVHDDVSISRGELNTADELFFTGSAAEVTPIRKVDNVVVGDGSRGPVTEELQSTFFEVVERRTDKYDEWFEYV, from the coding sequence ATGGGATTCGACGAGATGGACGTCGACACGATCTGGATGGACGGCGAGTTCGTCGACTGGGAGGACGCACAGATCCACGTGCTCACTCACGGTCTCCACTACGGCAGCGGCATCTTCGAGGGGGCACGCTGTTACGACACCGAGAACGGGGCCGCGCTCTTTCGCTGGGAGGAACACCTAGAGCGGTTCTATCAGTCCGCGAAACCGTACGAACTCGAGATCGATCACACGAAAGCGGAACTCACCGACGCCACCAAAACGCTCATTCGGCGCCAGGATCTCGCCTCCTGTTATGTCCGTCCGATCGCGTTCTACGGCTACGACTCGCTCGGTGTCAGCCCGGACGGCTGTCCCACTCAGACCGCCATCGCCGTCTGGCCCTGGGGTGCCTACCTCGGCGAGGACGCCCTCGAGAACGGCATCGACGTGATGGTCTCTTCCTGGCGGAAACACGCCTCGAGCCAGATTCCGACCAACGCCAAGACGACGGGGCTGTACGTCAACAGCATGCTCGCTGGTGAGGAGGCCCGCCGCAACGGATACGCGGAAGCGATCGTCCTCAACAAGGAAGGCAACGTCGCAGAAGGCCCCGGTGAGAACCTCTTTCTGGTCCGGGACGGCGAGATCTACACGCCCGGCCTCTCGGAGTCGATTCTCGACGGCATCACCCGCGACGCCGTGATCACGCTCGCGGAAGACCTCGGCTACACGGTCCACGACGACGTCTCGATCTCTCGTGGCGAACTCAACACGGCCGACGAACTGTTCTTTACCGGCTCTGCGGCCGAAGTTACGCCGATCCGGAAAGTCGACAACGTCGTCGTCGGCGACGGGTCCCGTGGCCCGGTCACCGAAGAGCTCCAGTCGACGTTCTTCGAGGTCGTCGAGCGACGGACCGACAAGTACGACGAGTGGTTCGAGTACGTCTAA
- a CDS encoding GNAT family N-acetyltransferase, giving the protein MSRSVARDQTDEYVVRRYADGDRESVLSLFETAWEHRSGTDWFEWKYVETPSLSHVPITLAERDGEVVAAQGYLPYPVRCRDEVVPALKPVDALVHPDHRRKGLYSRVTRKAIETYRDREPAFFFNFPNDASLGAQEKLGWRAVDVVPMQYRLQRPHEFLSDDAVPASLERPLTALSRAYLTARDRLATTPDRFDIDRHSSAPAAVLESLYESHVPDRLHVYRDARFYRWVLDAPNYDHTVYVARCDDRPVAALVTRTETGRAVKLMDALPATGDHEAFPELLSAAVADNESAAVMTVANDVLPPTLLNEFGFVRYRNPILSRVADPTYLAVRPLERDGETPPVSRNELTARDNWRVSFLEVTD; this is encoded by the coding sequence ATGTCACGTAGTGTCGCTCGCGACCAGACCGACGAGTACGTCGTCAGACGATACGCGGACGGTGACCGCGAGAGCGTCCTGTCGCTGTTCGAAACGGCGTGGGAGCATCGGTCGGGAACCGACTGGTTCGAGTGGAAGTACGTCGAGACCCCCTCACTCTCTCACGTCCCGATCACGCTCGCCGAACGCGACGGCGAGGTCGTCGCAGCCCAGGGGTATCTTCCCTATCCCGTTCGGTGCCGGGACGAAGTCGTCCCCGCGCTCAAGCCAGTCGACGCACTCGTTCACCCGGACCACCGCCGAAAAGGCTTGTACTCCAGGGTTACGAGGAAAGCGATCGAAACGTACCGCGACCGAGAGCCAGCGTTTTTCTTCAACTTCCCGAACGACGCGTCGCTGGGTGCCCAGGAGAAACTCGGCTGGCGGGCGGTCGACGTCGTTCCCATGCAGTATCGGCTGCAGCGGCCACACGAGTTCCTGTCCGACGACGCCGTTCCCGCGTCGCTCGAGCGACCGCTCACTGCGCTGTCGCGGGCGTATCTCACCGCCAGAGACCGTCTCGCGACGACGCCGGACCGGTTCGATATCGACCGTCACTCGTCGGCTCCGGCCGCCGTTCTCGAGTCGCTGTACGAGTCTCACGTTCCCGACCGGCTGCACGTCTACCGCGACGCCCGTTTCTACCGGTGGGTTTTGGACGCACCGAACTACGACCATACGGTGTACGTGGCGCGGTGTGACGACCGTCCAGTCGCCGCGCTGGTCACGAGAACCGAGACCGGGCGAGCTGTCAAGCTCATGGACGCCCTCCCGGCGACCGGCGACCACGAGGCGTTTCCCGAGTTGCTCTCGGCGGCCGTCGCCGACAACGAGTCGGCCGCAGTGATGACTGTCGCCAACGACGTTCTCCCCCCGACGTTGCTGAACGAGTTCGGGTTCGTCCGCTACCGGAACCCGATCCTCTCCCGCGTTGCCGATCCGACGTACCTTGCGGTGCGTCCGCTCGAGCGCGACGGCGAGACGCCGCCGGTTTCACGGAACGAACTGACGGCGCGTGACAACTGGCGCGTCTCGTTTCTGGAAGTGACCGACTGA